The proteins below are encoded in one region of Pseudoduganella armeniaca:
- the mlaD gene encoding outer membrane lipid asymmetry maintenance protein MlaD has product MQRKSLDVWVGLFIVIGVAALMFLALKAGNNSSFSLSKTYEITAKFDNIGSLRPQAAVKASGVVVGRVAQIAFDDKSYKAAVTLEMDSTYKFPKDSSAKILTSGLLGEQYIGIEAGGDEKNLAAGDKIARTQSAAVLEDLINQFIYSKAAEGKDSN; this is encoded by the coding sequence ATGCAACGCAAATCTCTGGATGTCTGGGTCGGTCTCTTCATCGTGATCGGTGTGGCCGCACTGATGTTCCTGGCGCTGAAGGCGGGCAACAACAGCTCGTTCTCGCTGTCGAAAACGTACGAAATCACGGCCAAGTTCGACAATATCGGCAGCCTGCGGCCACAGGCGGCGGTGAAGGCTTCCGGCGTCGTGGTGGGCCGTGTGGCGCAAATCGCCTTCGACGACAAGTCGTACAAGGCCGCCGTGACGCTGGAGATGGATTCGACGTACAAGTTTCCGAAGGACAGCTCGGCCAAGATCCTGACCTCTGGTCTGCTGGGCGAGCAGTACATCGGCATCGAAGCCGGTGGCGACGAGAAGAACCTGGCCGCTGGCGACAAGATCGCCCGCACCCAGTCTGCCGCCGTGCTGGAAGACCTGATCAACCAATTCATTTACAGCAAAGCCGCTGAAGGAAAGGACTCCAACTGA
- a CDS encoding MlaC/ttg2D family ABC transporter substrate-binding protein, translated as MKFIKQLIAVATLAFATTGFAAAQSANEAPDALVKRISSEVLATAKADKDIQAGNTRKVMDLVETKILPYVDFERMTALAAGRYWREATPEQKRQLSAEFRTLLIFTYSGALSQVRNETIEFKPLRADPADTEVEVRSQVNTARGEPILLNYRVAKGPSGWKIYDINVLGAWLVETYKGTFNSEISKGGIDGLIKTLAAKNKQLANKPLATAKK; from the coding sequence ATGAAATTCATCAAGCAACTCATCGCCGTCGCCACCCTGGCCTTCGCCACCACGGGCTTCGCCGCCGCCCAGAGCGCCAACGAAGCGCCGGACGCGCTGGTCAAGCGCATCAGCTCGGAAGTGCTGGCCACGGCCAAGGCCGACAAGGACATCCAGGCCGGCAACACGCGCAAGGTCATGGACCTGGTCGAAACGAAGATCCTGCCGTACGTGGACTTCGAGCGCATGACGGCACTGGCCGCCGGCCGCTACTGGCGCGAAGCGACGCCGGAGCAGAAGCGCCAGCTGTCCGCCGAGTTCCGCACGCTGCTGATCTTCACCTACTCGGGCGCCCTGTCGCAGGTGCGTAACGAGACGATCGAATTCAAGCCGCTGCGCGCCGACCCGGCCGACACGGAAGTGGAAGTGCGCTCGCAGGTCAACACGGCCCGCGGCGAGCCGATCCTGCTGAACTACCGCGTCGCCAAGGGCCCGTCGGGCTGGAAGATCTACGACATCAATGTGCTGGGCGCCTGGCTGGTGGAAACCTACAAGGGCACCTTCAATTCGGAAATCAGCAAGGGCGGCATCGATGGCCTGATCAAGACGCTGGCCGCGAAGAACAAGCAGCTGGCCAACAAGCCGCTGGCTACTGCCAAGAAGTAA
- a CDS encoding STAS domain-containing protein, which produces MADSANNMLSLTALTVDNATAALEHGLAAIAAGQTVFDLRNVVAVDSAAVSVMLAWQRAAAQAGVKLELVNLPAILKSLTKLYGVCALVSPQLCDQPARDVSTSAELHHH; this is translated from the coding sequence ATGGCCGATTCCGCCAACAACATGTTGTCCCTGACCGCGCTGACCGTGGATAACGCCACGGCCGCGCTGGAGCATGGCCTGGCCGCGATCGCCGCGGGCCAGACCGTGTTCGACCTGCGCAACGTGGTGGCGGTCGATTCGGCGGCCGTGTCGGTAATGCTGGCCTGGCAGCGCGCCGCCGCGCAAGCCGGCGTCAAGCTGGAGCTGGTCAACCTGCCAGCCATCCTGAAAAGCCTCACCAAGCTGTATGGCGTGTGCGCCTTAGTCTCTCCCCAGTTGTGCGATCAGCCGGCCCGCGACGTTTCCACGTCCGCCGAGCTGCATCATCATTGA
- a CDS encoding ABC transporter ATP-binding protein, giving the protein MPNLVEIRDLHFSYGKRAILAGLHMDFPKGKVVAVMGGSGSGKTTVLRLIGGQLRPKTGQVTVDGQVVHKLKTADLYLLRRKMGMLFQHGALFTDLTVFENVAFPLREHTDLPEELIRDLVLMKLHAVGLRNAAKLKPGEISGGMARRVALARSIALDPQLIMYDEPFAGLDPISMGVTANLIRNLNDALGSTSILVSHDVKESFQIADYVYFLSQGKIVAHGTPADMMVSTDPYVKQFVHAEADGPVPFHYPGKTLAEDLGLGGRA; this is encoded by the coding sequence GTGCCGAACCTCGTTGAAATCCGTGATTTGCACTTTTCCTATGGGAAGCGCGCCATCTTGGCTGGGCTCCATATGGATTTCCCGAAGGGGAAGGTAGTTGCCGTCATGGGCGGCTCCGGCAGTGGTAAAACAACTGTATTGCGCCTGATCGGCGGTCAACTCCGCCCAAAGACCGGCCAGGTGACGGTCGATGGCCAGGTCGTCCACAAGCTGAAGACAGCTGACTTGTACTTGCTGCGCCGCAAGATGGGCATGCTGTTTCAGCACGGTGCCTTGTTTACGGACCTGACGGTCTTTGAAAACGTGGCGTTCCCGCTGCGCGAGCATACCGACCTGCCGGAAGAGTTGATCCGCGATCTGGTATTGATGAAACTGCACGCGGTCGGCCTGCGCAACGCAGCGAAGCTGAAACCAGGCGAGATTTCCGGCGGTATGGCCCGCCGTGTCGCGCTGGCGCGCTCGATCGCGCTGGACCCGCAACTGATCATGTACGACGAGCCGTTTGCCGGCCTCGACCCGATCTCGATGGGTGTCACGGCCAACCTGATCCGAAATCTGAACGACGCGCTGGGTTCCACCAGCATCCTGGTATCGCACGACGTCAAGGAATCGTTCCAGATCGCCGACTACGTTTATTTCCTGTCGCAGGGCAAGATCGTTGCCCACGGCACCCCGGCGGACATGATGGTATCGACCGACCCCTACGTCAAACAATTCGTGCACGCGGAGGCCGACGGCCCCGTGCCGTTCCACTATCCCGGCAAGACGCTGGCCGAGGACCTGGGCCTGGGAGGCCGCGCATGA
- a CDS encoding ABC transporter ATP-binding protein translates to MTAIEISNVEKRYKSLQALGGVSLSIEEGEFFGLLGPNGAGKTTLISIIAGLIRADAGSVKIHGHDVVSDFRAARKKLGVVPQELVFDPFFTVRETLRLQSGYFGLPNNDRWIDEVMHNLDLTNKADTNMRALSGGMKRRVLVAQALVHKPPVIVLDEPTAGVDVELRQTLWKFISRLNREGHTVVLTTHYLEEAQAMCKRVAMLKSGKVVALDTMSALIRRISGSQLIVHMKEGDLPADMRHLITHPEPTETGRKYSLRINDYSEVEQILARLRANGVVIDEMQLQQADLEDIFLQIMDKGAL, encoded by the coding sequence ATGACAGCAATCGAAATCAGCAATGTCGAGAAGCGCTACAAATCGCTCCAGGCACTGGGCGGCGTGTCGCTCTCGATCGAAGAAGGGGAGTTTTTCGGCCTGCTCGGGCCGAACGGCGCCGGCAAGACCACCCTCATTTCCATCATCGCGGGCCTGATCCGGGCCGATGCCGGCAGCGTGAAAATCCATGGCCACGACGTCGTCAGCGACTTCCGTGCCGCGCGCAAGAAGCTGGGCGTGGTGCCGCAGGAATTGGTGTTCGACCCGTTCTTCACGGTGCGCGAGACCTTGCGGCTGCAGTCCGGCTATTTCGGCCTGCCCAATAACGACCGGTGGATCGACGAGGTGATGCACAACCTCGACCTCACCAACAAGGCCGACACCAATATGCGCGCGCTGTCCGGCGGCATGAAGCGCCGCGTACTGGTGGCGCAGGCGCTGGTGCACAAGCCGCCCGTGATCGTGCTGGACGAGCCGACCGCCGGTGTCGACGTCGAACTGCGCCAGACCCTGTGGAAGTTCATCTCGCGGCTGAACCGCGAAGGCCATACGGTGGTGCTGACGACGCACTACCTGGAAGAGGCGCAGGCGATGTGCAAGCGCGTCGCCATGCTCAAGTCGGGCAAGGTGGTGGCGCTGGACACGATGTCGGCGCTGATCCGTCGCATCTCCGGCTCGCAGCTGATCGTGCACATGAAGGAAGGCGACCTGCCGGCCGACATGCGCCACCTGATCACGCACCCGGAACCGACCGAGACGGGCCGCAAGTACAGCCTGCGCATCAACGACTATTCGGAGGTCGAGCAGATCCTGGCGCGCCTGCGCGCCAACGGCGTCGTCATCGACGAGATGCAGCTGCAGCAGGCCGACCTGGAAGACATCTTCCTGCAAATCATGGACAAGGGAGCACTGTGA
- a CDS encoding MlaA family lipoprotein, with protein sequence MSRKTSVLLALAAAAALSGCAVGPDKRDPMENWNRAVFKFNDTVDTYALKPVATGYKNVTPGFVQTGVSNFFGNLADVWTAANNLLQGKGAEGMSDVMRVALNSTFGLLGVLDIASEAGLPKHKEDFGQTMGKWGVQSGPFVMLPLLGPSTLRDTVGLPLDIAADPWGYKEPVNVRNIGAVTRVVDQRAALLDAGSLFEDAALDRYEFLRDGYLQRRQSQVYDGDVPQQTDKEENVPDQPVVNPTGAGTGT encoded by the coding sequence ATGAGCCGCAAAACCTCCGTGCTGCTGGCGCTGGCCGCCGCTGCCGCGCTGTCCGGCTGTGCCGTCGGCCCCGACAAGCGCGATCCGATGGAAAACTGGAACCGCGCCGTCTTCAAGTTCAACGACACCGTCGATACCTACGCGCTGAAACCGGTCGCGACGGGTTACAAGAACGTCACGCCGGGCTTCGTGCAGACGGGCGTGTCGAACTTCTTCGGCAACCTGGCCGACGTCTGGACCGCCGCCAACAACCTGCTGCAGGGCAAAGGCGCCGAAGGCATGTCGGACGTCATGCGCGTGGCGCTGAACTCCACCTTCGGCCTGTTGGGCGTGCTGGACATCGCCTCGGAGGCAGGCCTGCCGAAGCACAAGGAAGACTTCGGCCAGACGATGGGCAAGTGGGGCGTGCAATCCGGCCCGTTCGTGATGCTGCCGCTGCTGGGCCCGTCGACCCTGCGCGACACCGTCGGCCTGCCGCTCGATATCGCCGCCGATCCATGGGGTTACAAAGAACCTGTCAACGTGCGCAACATCGGCGCCGTTACCCGCGTAGTGGATCAGCGCGCCGCGCTGCTGGATGCGGGCTCGCTGTTCGAGGATGCCGCCCTGGACCGCTACGAATTCCTCCGCGACGGCTACCTGCAGCGTCGCCAGAGCCAGGTCTACGACGGCGACGTGCCGCAGCAGACGGACAAGGAAGAAAACGTGCCGGACCAGCCGGTGGTCAATCCGACCGGCGCCGGTACGGGTACCTGA
- a CDS encoding PEP-CTERM sorting domain-containing protein: MKVKILALLGLACTSMAVQASIHSYQFSTKITSVEQCSSLWDCNATSGSPVPGESIAVGQTMSGSITYNTNTPLTSSDVGWTYFATYTAQGAGTGNGGTLEFSNSVLGIKGPPSTQRYWHSIADSMYNMDYVALGVIVENDTLYQSMDLTFRDYDGTALNFGLPAGLQLEEYELAYVSYLYMPKDASGPLFRVGGLLTSLQAVSAVPEPTTYAMFAAGLAVLGVRRGARRAGRTPGSASSR, translated from the coding sequence CTCGGGCTTGCCTGCACAAGCATGGCGGTGCAAGCGTCCATCCACAGCTATCAATTCAGCACGAAAATCACTTCCGTGGAGCAATGCTCTTCGCTCTGGGACTGTAACGCAACGTCCGGCAGTCCTGTGCCGGGGGAAAGCATCGCGGTCGGCCAGACTATGTCCGGCAGCATCACATACAACACTAATACGCCATTGACGAGTTCGGACGTCGGCTGGACCTATTTCGCCACGTACACAGCGCAAGGTGCAGGCACCGGCAACGGCGGCACGCTTGAGTTCAGCAACAGTGTGCTGGGCATCAAGGGTCCCCCTAGCACTCAGCGATACTGGCACAGCATCGCGGATTCGATGTACAACATGGATTACGTCGCCCTGGGCGTGATAGTGGAAAACGACACGTTGTACCAGAGCATGGATCTGACCTTCCGCGACTACGATGGCACAGCGCTGAATTTCGGGCTGCCGGCCGGCCTGCAGCTGGAAGAATACGAGCTCGCTTATGTCAGCTACCTGTACATGCCGAAGGATGCTTCCGGCCCCTTGTTTCGGGTTGGCGGTCTGCTGACGTCCCTGCAGGCCGTGTCGGCCGTGCCGGAACCAACCACCTATGCCATGTTCGCCGCAGGACTGGCTGTGCTCGGAGTACGTCGCGGTGCGCGCCGCGCAGGGCGGACGCCGGGCTCCGCGTCAAGCCGCTGA
- a CDS encoding ABC transporter permease — protein sequence MISTGFRTLVYKETLRFYKVATQTIAAPILTAMLYLLIFGHVLEGRVTVYPGVSYTAFLIPGLVMMSVLQNSFANSSSSLIQSKITGNLVFVLLTPLSHWEIFSAYTIAAMVRGICVGLGVFIVTAWFAHMTFQWPLWIAVFALLGAAILGTMGLIAGIWAEKFDQLAAFQNFLIMPLTFLSGVFYSIHSLPPFWLTVSHLNPFFYMIDGFRYGFFGQSDINPWTSLAIVSAFLVVLALLAIRLLRSGYRLRH from the coding sequence ATGATCTCCACGGGCTTCCGCACCCTGGTGTACAAGGAAACGCTGCGTTTCTATAAGGTGGCGACGCAGACGATCGCCGCGCCGATCCTGACCGCGATGCTGTACCTGCTCATTTTCGGCCACGTGCTGGAAGGGCGCGTGACGGTCTATCCGGGCGTCAGCTACACGGCGTTCCTGATCCCCGGCCTCGTGATGATGAGCGTGCTGCAGAATTCGTTCGCCAACTCGTCGTCGTCGCTGATCCAGTCGAAGATCACGGGCAACCTGGTGTTCGTGCTGCTCACGCCCCTGTCGCACTGGGAGATCTTCTCGGCCTACACGATCGCCGCCATGGTGCGCGGCATCTGCGTGGGCCTGGGCGTGTTCATCGTGACGGCGTGGTTCGCCCACATGACCTTCCAGTGGCCGCTGTGGATCGCCGTGTTCGCGCTGCTGGGCGCCGCGATCCTGGGCACCATGGGCCTGATCGCCGGCATCTGGGCCGAGAAATTCGACCAGCTGGCCGCGTTCCAGAACTTCCTGATCATGCCGCTGACGTTCCTGTCCGGCGTGTTCTACTCCATCCACTCGCTGCCACCGTTCTGGCTGACCGTGTCGCACCTGAATCCGTTCTTCTACATGATCGACGGCTTCCGCTACGGCTTCTTCGGCCAGTCCGACATCAACCCATGGACCAGCCTTGCCATCGTCTCCGCCTTCCTGGTGGTGCTGGCGCTGCTGGCGATCAGGCTGCTGCGCAGCGGCTACCGGTTACGCCACTGA
- the mlaE gene encoding lipid asymmetry maintenance ABC transporter permease subunit MlaE has translation MGRSLLASLGTTVRDYVESLGYATRTFFTMIGLSGGLLRRPRLIVEQLHFIGNYSLLIITLSGLFVGMVLGLQGYYTLNKYGASESLGLLVALGLTRELGPVITALLFAGRAGTSLTAEIGLMKAGEQLSAMEMMAVNPIQRVLAPRFWAGVVAVPLLASIFSAVGIFGGYLVGVKLIGVDAGAFWSQMQSGVDLWKDVFNGFVKSVVFGIAITFIALYQGYEARPTPEDVAGATTRSVVVSSLMIWWLDFMLTALMFSR, from the coding sequence ATGGGCCGCAGCTTGCTTGCCAGCCTCGGCACCACGGTGCGCGACTATGTCGAAAGCCTGGGTTACGCGACCCGCACGTTCTTCACGATGATCGGCCTGTCCGGCGGCCTGCTGCGCCGTCCGCGCCTGATCGTCGAGCAATTGCACTTCATCGGTAACTATTCGCTGCTGATCATCACATTGTCCGGCCTGTTCGTCGGCATGGTGCTGGGCCTGCAGGGCTATTACACGCTGAACAAATACGGCGCGTCCGAATCGCTCGGCCTGCTCGTCGCCTTGGGCCTGACGCGCGAACTGGGCCCCGTTATCACGGCGCTGCTGTTTGCCGGCCGCGCCGGCACCTCGCTGACGGCCGAGATCGGCCTGATGAAGGCGGGCGAACAACTGTCGGCCATGGAAATGATGGCGGTCAATCCGATCCAGCGCGTACTGGCGCCCCGTTTCTGGGCCGGTGTTGTTGCCGTACCACTGCTGGCCTCGATTTTCAGCGCCGTCGGCATCTTTGGCGGCTACCTGGTCGGCGTCAAGCTGATCGGCGTGGACGCGGGCGCGTTCTGGTCGCAAATGCAGTCGGGCGTGGACCTGTGGAAGGACGTCTTCAACGGCTTCGTCAAGAGCGTCGTATTCGGTATCGCCATCACGTTCATCGCCCTATACCAGGGTTATGAAGCGCGGCCGACGCCGGAAGACGTGGCGGGCGCGACGACCCGCTCGGTCGTGGTGTCGTCGCTGATGATCTGGTGGCTCGACTTCATGCTGACGGCGCTGATGTTCAGCCGTTGA